The genomic DNA CCGCGTCGCCCGGCGCGAGGGCGCGGACGGCGAGGAGACCCGCGGTGCTCATCCGATCCCCACGTCGCGGAGGACTGTTCCGAGCGCGGTCGCGAGGTGCTCGATGTGATCGTAGGTGTGCGCCGGCGTGGCGTTGATCCGGAAGCGACTGGTCCCGGCGGGCACGGTCGGTGGGTTGATCGGCTGGACGTAGATCCGGTACTCGTCGAACAGCTTCCGCGCGGCACGGGTGCACAGGAGCGCGTCTCCGACCCGCACCGGCAGGATGTGCGTGGTCGAGCCGGGCATCACCGTGATCCCGTGCGCCCGGAACCGCTGCCGCAGCAGCTCGGTCTTCGCCTGCAGATCGGCCCGCAGGTCGTCGGCGCCGCGCACGATCTCGACGCTGCGCCGCGCGGCGACGCACGTCGCGGGCGGGAGCGCCGTGGTGAAGATGAACCCCGGGGCGAAGGACCGGATCGCGTCGATCAGCCAGTCCCGGCCCGCGATGAAGCCGCCGATGACGCCGATCGATTTGGCGAGCGTGCCCTGCACGACGTCGATCTGGTCGAGCAGGCCCAGCGAGGCGGCGATGCCGCGGCCCTGCGGCCCGTACATCCCGATCGCGTGCACCTCGTCGAGGAAGGTGAGGGCGCCGTGCTCCTTCGCGACGGCGAGGATCTCGGCGATCGGCGCGACGTCGCCGTCCATGGAGTAGACGGACTCGAAGACCACCAGCTTCGGCACGCGCGGGTCGGCGGCACGGAGCTGCTCGCGCAGATGCCCGATATCGTTGTGGCGGAAGACGTGCCGCGCGTTCCGATTGCGCCGCACCCCGGCGATGATCGAGGCGTGGTTGAGCTCGTCACTGAAGATCTCCAGCTCCGGGTAGACCAGGCTGAGCGCCTCGATGGTGGCGTCGTTCGAGCCGTAGCCGGTGGGGAACACCAGCGCGCGCTCCTTGCCGAACCACTCGCCCAGCACGGACTCCAGCGCGATGGTCTCGCGGTTGGTGCCGCCGATGTTCCGGGACCCGCCGGCGCCCACGCCGTACTCGGCGAGCGCGGCCTGGGCAGCCGCGATGACCTCCGGGTGCTGCGCCATCGCGAGGTAGTCGTTGCTGCACCAGACCACCACGTCGGGATCGCCCGACCCGTCGGCGCCGACCGCGGCGGCGGGGAAGGCGCCCGCACGGCGATTGATGTTCGCGAACGTCCGGTACTCGCCGACGGCGCGGAGCCGGTCGAGCCTGCCGCGGGCGACGGACTCGTAGCGATCCTGGGTCTCGAGCAGGGAAGAGGACACGCCGTACTCACTTTCGTCGAAGTGGTGGAGCGGGAAGAAGAGGGCGAGAGGTGCTGCGGGCGACCGTCAGGCGACGGTGGCGGGCCGGCCGGCACCGCGGGCGGTGCGGATCCGGACGAGTTGGAGGAGGAACGCGAGGAGGAGCGGACAGGCCGCGACGAGGGCGAGCGCGCCGCCCACCGTGCCGCCGGCCACGAGCACCGCACCCGCGGCGGACCCGATGGCCGAGCCCAGGTAGTTCGCCGAGGCGTTCGCGGCGACCGCGGTCGGCCCGTTCTCGCGGGCCGCAGCGAGCAGGGTGTGCTGCTGCGGCGCCAGCGAGGACCAGCCCAGTGCGCCCCACAGGAACAGGCCCACCGCGAGGACGACCGCGGCGGGTTCGAGACCGATGACGAGGAGGACGACGGCGAGAGCGGCGGTGATCGCCGCCGTGATCGCGAGGGTGTTCTTGAGCGCGTCGACGATCCGCCCGATGGCGAAGACGCCGACCGCCCCGCCGATCCCCCAGATCCAGATGGACAGCGTCAGGTGCGCCGACAGCGCCGACGTGGACAACAGGGGGCTGATGTAGGTGTACAGGCCGAGCGAGCCGATCCCCGTGAACAGGGTGACCAGCACCGTGAGCAGGGTGGGCGTGGCGGTCAGGGAGCGCAGGCGCGCGCCCAGCCCCGGCGCCTCGATGCGGGGCAGCGGCTCGCCGCCGCGGAACCGCACGCCCAGCAGGGCCAGCACGCCGAGCACCGTGATGACGCCGATCGTCGCGCGCCAGTCGACGCGCTGCGCGAGCAGCAATCCCAGGGGGACGCCGAAGACGCTGCCCGTCGCCATCCCGGCCAGCACGAGGCTGAGCGCGCGTCCCCGCCGTTCGGGCGCGACGAGGTGCGCCGCGACCGCCGAGGACAGAGGCGAGTAGACGCCCGCGGCGGCGCCCGCGATGACGCGGGCGACGATGAACACGGCGATCGTGGGCGCGAGGACGGTGAGGAGGTT from Tsukamurella paurometabola includes the following:
- the hemA gene encoding 5-aminolevulinate synthase → MSSSLLETQDRYESVARGRLDRLRAVGEYRTFANINRRAGAFPAAAVGADGSGDPDVVVWCSNDYLAMAQHPEVIAAAQAALAEYGVGAGGSRNIGGTNRETIALESVLGEWFGKERALVFPTGYGSNDATIEALSLVYPELEIFSDELNHASIIAGVRRNRNARHVFRHNDIGHLREQLRAADPRVPKLVVFESVYSMDGDVAPIAEILAVAKEHGALTFLDEVHAIGMYGPQGRGIAASLGLLDQIDVVQGTLAKSIGVIGGFIAGRDWLIDAIRSFAPGFIFTTALPPATCVAARRSVEIVRGADDLRADLQAKTELLRQRFRAHGITVMPGSTTHILPVRVGDALLCTRAARKLFDEYRIYVQPINPPTVPAGTSRFRINATPAHTYDHIEHLATALGTVLRDVGIG
- a CDS encoding MFS transporter yields the protein MALGLDAYVIAGLLPTIADDLHTTQSLVGLGVTAFTGAYAVSGPLLAGHAGRESGRNLSIALAVFAAGNLLTVLAPTIAVFIVARVIAGAAAGVYSPLSSAVAAHLVAPERRGRALSLVLAGMATGSVFGVPLGLLLAQRVDWRATIGVITVLGVLALLGVRFRGGEPLPRIEAPGLGARLRSLTATPTLLTVLVTLFTGIGSLGLYTYISPLLSTSALSAHLTLSIWIWGIGGAVGVFAIGRIVDALKNTLAITAAITAALAVVLLVIGLEPAAVVLAVGLFLWGALGWSSLAPQQHTLLAAARENGPTAVAANASANYLGSAIGSAAGAVLVAGGTVGGALALVAACPLLLAFLLQLVRIRTARGAGRPATVA